The nucleotide window CCCGCCACCGCGAACGACTTCCTCTACACCGGCGACCTGCCGGGCGACCGCTGCCCCGTGGGCTCCCACGTGCGCCGCTGCAACCCGCGCGACGGCATGCAGCCCAATCCCGAGGAGTCGCTGCTCGTGGCCGACCGCCACCGGCTGCTGCGCCGCGGCCGCGCGTACGGGCCGCCGCTGGACCCGCAGCTCGATCCCGCCGCCATGCTCGCCGCGGACGATCCCGCGGCGGGTGACCGCGGGCTGCACTTCATCTGCTTCAACAGCGACCTGGTGCGGCAGTTCGAGTTCGTGCAGAACACCTGGGTCAATAACATGAAGTTCGACGGGCTCTACCAGGATCCCGACGCGCTCATCGCCCCGCACGTGGATCCCGCCACGGCCAAGCACCCGGAGCAGGTGAGCAGCTTCACCGTCCAGCGCTGCCCCGTGCGCCACCGCGAGACGGGCGTGCCGCGCTTCGTGACCATGCGCGGCGGCGCGTATCTCTTCATGCCCGGCATCCGGGCCCTCCAGTTCCTCGCCGCCGGCGATTGACGGCTTCCGCGTCTTCCGTACGGCATACGAAGGCCGGGCGCCCCGCAGCGTCCGGCCTTCGTCCTTCCTTCGAGCGAGAGCCTGCGTCCCAATTCGTCGTTCTGCTACTGCGCAAGGCGACGGGTGGCGGCCGCCGTCAGACATTTGGGCGGTGGTGCGTTGTTAGCCAGCCCGGCACCTGGCGGCTGCACTACGCAGAGGCCGTTGCGCGACGGCGTCCGCGCTGTACCTTCAGGCACGCGCCTCCCAGGCTGGGAGATGGTGCGAATGTGGCGGAAAACCTTACGCCGGCTGGCTTTCCGCGGCCGGCGCAGTCGTTCCGGTCCTGGAGATGGAAGGCGTCGGCAGTACGCGGACGCGCAACTTGGACAGGTTGATGTAGCAGTTGGCGTAGCTGTTTCTCGTTGGAACAGATCTTGATTTGCGGATTGCGATCGGCGTCGCGCTTTCGTTCGTGCGCGGGCAGTTTCTCCACACGTTTAGCCGGTAGCATGGATCCTTTCACGATGGCCGCCCTGGCGGTGCCCACGCTGGCCGCGGCCGGGCTGGGCCTCAAGCGCCTGATCACCCCTGCATGTCCGCGCTGCAAGGCGAAGAGCTGGGACCGCAAGCTGTGTCGCCCGCTGCTCTTCTGCCGCAAGTGCGCCACCCGCTGCGACACGCAGCTCCGCGTCTACAACTGACGATGCCGCAGGGCCGAACGTCCTGCGCGACCATGAAGGTTTTTCCGGGCCCGCCATACTCCGGCGGGCCCGTTCTTCGTCTCTCGCCCCGTTCCGGGTCCTCCGACTGATACGTAATCCGTGTAAATCGACAGAGGTATTGCTATAGTGGTGAGGGAAAATGGGTCCCCTCACCTGGAGGTGTGCAGTGCGCAAAAGGGTCGAACTTGCTCCGCATCAGACCCGCGAGCAACTCCGTACGCAATACCGCAACAGCAGCGATCCGGTGGAGCGTCCGCGCCTGCAAGCGTTGTGGATGCTCGCCGACGGCTGTTCTCGCCAAGAAGTCGCGCGCACGATGGGCTACGGTGTCGAGTGGGTCCGGCGTGTGACGGTCCGGTACAACGCGGCGGGCGTGGCTAGCGTCGGCGATAAACGGCACCAGAACCGTGGACATCCTCCCCTGCTCGACGCTGCGCAGACGGCCGAGCTGGAAAAGGCACTGGAAGGGCTCTCGCCCGACGGGACCCCGTGGAGCGGACCCAAGGTGGCGCGCTGGATGAGCGAGAAGCTTGGGCGCGAGATCCGCGTGCAGCGCGGCTGGGACTACCTGCGCCGCACCGAGCACACCCTTCAGACGCCTCGGCCTCAGCATCAAGGAGGCGACGCCGAGGCGCAGGCCTGCTTTCCGGCGTGTCCTGCCCCTGGCGTATGAGGCGGCAGCTCTGGCCTATGCCAGGACACGCGTAGAGCTCTGGGCCATGGACGAGCACCGAATTGGGCTCAAGCCCATTCTGCGGAAGGTCTGGTCCAAGCGGGGCAAGCGCCCCGTGGCCGTGATCCGCCCCCGCTACAAGTGGCTCTGGGTCGTCGCCTTCGTCTGCCCGGAAAGCGGCAAGACCATCTGGTGGCTCGTCCCCGCGCTCAACGCTCCCACGTTCGCGCGGCTCCTCGCTGGCTTCGCTGAGGAATGCGGCGCCGGCGAGGACTTCCGCATCCTGCTCGTCCTCGACAACGCGGGTTGGCACACCGGACGCGAGGCCATCGTCCCCACGGGGATCGAGATGGTCCCACTGCCCCCATACAGTCCCGAATTGCAGCCTGCCGAACACCTGTGGGCGCTTTGCGACGCGGTGCTCGTCAACCAATGCTTCGACTCACTCGCCGTTCTGGAAGCGGTTTTGGCAGCACACCTCGTCCACCTCTGTGGCCGGCGCGAGCAGATTCGCTCCCTCACCTGCTTCCACTGGTGGCCGACAGCCCCGCCTACACCGATTTAAGCGGATTGCGTATGAGCACTCTCATCGCACACTGACGAACGCTGCTACGCGGCGCCGTGACAGGTGCCGAGATCGTCGTGGAAGATGAGGCGAAGGAATGAGTTGCGGGCGGTCGGGAGATGCGGGGCGGCTGGACGCCCGGCCAGGCTCGCGCGGCCCCTGCCGGGGTGTTACTGTACCGATGCAGGACATCGCGACGGTGCCCGCGCCCGCGGTGGAGCGTCGCCCCGAGGGGCACGGGCAGACGGAGACGTACCGCAATCCCTGGAGGAGCCATGAGGAAGCCGGTGAGCAAGCACGCGCTGCGCAGGGCCCTGGAGCTGGCGCAGGCCGACGGGGTGTTGAGCTGGACCGAGCCCACGGGCGCCGTGGTAGACCGCGTCTGGCACGAGATCGAGAAGGAGGCCTTCGACGCGCCCCGCAAGAAGCCGGCGTCCCGCGACACCCTGCGCGAGCCCGTGGAGGCCTGATCGTCCCCCACGAAACCGGCCGGCGAGCGGAGCCCCGCAGGCCCGCGCCGCAGGAGAGCCCCGCGCGACGCCGGGGCTCTCTTCGCGGCGAGCTGCTCTTCAACCTCACCTTCCTGGCCGCCGCCGCGCTCCTGCTGGCCGTCGGCACCAGCCGCCTCTTCGACCTGCTCAGCGTCACCGGCACGCCCAGCCCGTGGGTGCTGCTCGCGCTGCCGGTGGCCGACGTGCTCGCCTTCGTCGTGCTCGGCCGCTACCTCATCGACCGCAGCGTCGTGCGCCCGCTCTCCGACGCCGTCGCCACCGCCGAGGCCATCGCGGGCGGCGACTACCAGCGCCGCGCCATCCCCGGCGACACGCGCGAGACCGCGGCCCTGGCGCACGCCCTGAACCGCCTCACCGACCAGCTGCTGGAGAACCAGTCGCGCCTCGCCGAGAACGTGAGGTCGCTCGACGACACCAACCGCCTGCTCCTGGCCACCCAGCGGGAACTGGTGCAGGCCGAGAAGATGGCTTCCATCGGCCGTCTGGCCGCGGGCGTGGCGCACGAGGTGGGCAACCCACTGGGCGCGCTGCTGGGCTACGGCGGCATCCTGCGCCGCCGCGGCACCGACCCCGAGGTGGCCG belongs to Longimicrobiaceae bacterium and includes:
- a CDS encoding helix-turn-helix domain-containing protein, whose protein sequence is MRKRVELAPHQTREQLRTQYRNSSDPVERPRLQALWMLADGCSRQEVARTMGYGVEWVRRVTVRYNAAGVASVGDKRHQNRGHPPLLDAAQTAELEKALEGLSPDGTPWSGPKVARWMSEKLGREIRVQRGWDYLRRTEHTLQTPRPQHQGGDAEAQACFPACPAPGV
- a CDS encoding IS630 family transposase — translated: MKEATPRRRPAFRRVLPLAYEAAALAYARTRVELWAMDEHRIGLKPILRKVWSKRGKRPVAVIRPRYKWLWVVAFVCPESGKTIWWLVPALNAPTFARLLAGFAEECGAGEDFRILLVLDNAGWHTGREAIVPTGIEMVPLPPYSPELQPAEHLWALCDAVLVNQCFDSLAVLEAVLAAHLVHLCGRREQIRSLTCFHWWPTAPPTPI